From Firmicutes bacterium HGW-Firmicutes-1, one genomic window encodes:
- a CDS encoding ribonuclease III: MLVECNLEQFQNNIGYQFENIKLLEQALVHSSYANENKMSKEENNERLEFLGDAVLEIVTSYYLFIKYPDMLEGELTKLRASIVCEPTLAKFSKEIHLGDFIMLGKGEENSGGRNRSSVLSDTIEALIGAIYLDGGLEATTEFVYNTLLKDVEKKKLFVDSKTHLQELIQKVSEKPLEYVVVTESGPDHNKIFEVVVRHKNKVIGQGSGRSKKAAEQEAASDAIKKLT, from the coding sequence ATGTTAGTTGAGTGTAACTTAGAGCAATTTCAAAACAATATCGGCTATCAATTTGAAAATATTAAATTACTTGAACAAGCGCTAGTACATAGTTCTTATGCAAATGAGAATAAAATGTCAAAAGAAGAGAATAATGAACGATTAGAATTTTTAGGAGATGCAGTTCTAGAAATAGTAACAAGCTATTATCTTTTTATAAAATATCCAGATATGTTAGAAGGTGAATTAACTAAACTTAGGGCGAGCATTGTATGCGAACCAACGCTAGCGAAATTTTCAAAAGAGATTCACTTAGGGGATTTCATCATGCTAGGAAAAGGTGAAGAAAATTCTGGAGGAAGAAATAGATCATCAGTATTGTCGGATACGATTGAAGCTTTGATTGGTGCAATCTATTTAGATGGGGGTCTTGAAGCAACTACAGAATTTGTGTATAACACTCTTTTAAAGGATGTTGAAAAGAAAAAGCTTTTTGTAGATAGCAAAACTCATTTACAAGAATTGATCCAAAAGGTAAGTGAAAAACCATTAGAGTATGTTGTTGTAACTGAAAGTGGACCAGATCATAATAAAATATTTGAGGTCGTTGTAAGACATAAGAATAAGGTAATAGGTCAAGGTTCAGGCAGAAGTAAAAAGGCTGCAGAGCAAGAGGCAGCCTCAGATGCAATAAAAAAATTGACATAG
- a CDS encoding acyl carrier protein, with the protein MDNSKLLEIIAKYANYDSGKISEDMSFADDLGVDSLDLVDIISALEDEFKIEITDEDLAKGIETVGNAVELLKSKIEEIED; encoded by the coding sequence ATGGATAACAGCAAGTTGTTAGAAATTATTGCGAAATATGCCAATTATGATTCAGGAAAAATTAGTGAGGATATGAGTTTTGCCGATGATTTAGGAGTTGATTCATTGGATTTAGTTGATATTATTTCAGCATTAGAAGACGAGTTTAAAATTGAAATTACTGATGAGGATTTGGCTAAAGGTATTGAAACTGTTGGAAATGCGGTTGAATTGTTAAAAAGTAAAATAGAAGAAATAGAAGATTAA
- a CDS encoding phosphate acyltransferase: MNYLRVAVDAMGGDHAPNSVVTGCIEAINHEKNIQVLLVGKEALIKEELKKHNYNKEQVVVVNADEIIENCESPVMAIRRKKDSSIVVGLRLVKEQQAEAFVSAGSTGAVLAGGTIIVGRIKGIERPALASFIPNEKGFTLLLDCGANVDCKPSQLVQFAQMGSIYYESFMNKKIPSIALVNIGEEEEKGNNLAKETFALLKEEPSIHFVGNIEARDISKGNVDVIVCDGFVGNIILKYTEGFAMSLLGMIKKAILSSFVSKIGAILIKSSLKKMMKTLDYAEYGGAPLLGLNGLVVKTHGSSDSKAMKNTILQCNTFYKEKVNEKIKQKLSL; encoded by the coding sequence ATGAACTACCTACGAGTAGCAGTTGATGCAATGGGAGGAGACCACGCTCCTAATTCTGTGGTGACAGGTTGTATAGAAGCAATTAATCATGAAAAAAACATACAGGTTTTATTAGTTGGAAAAGAAGCGCTAATAAAAGAGGAACTCAAAAAGCATAACTATAACAAGGAACAAGTAGTTGTTGTTAATGCAGATGAGATTATTGAGAATTGCGAGTCACCCGTTATGGCAATTAGACGTAAGAAAGACTCATCCATTGTAGTAGGACTAAGATTAGTGAAGGAACAACAAGCAGAAGCCTTTGTTTCAGCTGGTAGTACTGGTGCAGTACTTGCTGGAGGAACAATTATTGTTGGTAGAATTAAAGGTATTGAAAGACCGGCATTGGCTTCCTTTATTCCAAATGAAAAAGGTTTTACCTTGCTACTTGATTGTGGTGCAAATGTTGATTGTAAACCTTCACAGTTAGTTCAATTCGCACAAATGGGTTCTATTTATTATGAAAGTTTTATGAATAAAAAAATTCCAAGTATTGCTCTTGTTAATATAGGTGAGGAAGAAGAAAAAGGAAATAATCTTGCAAAAGAAACCTTTGCCTTATTAAAAGAAGAACCATCTATTCATTTTGTGGGTAATATAGAAGCAAGAGATATTTCAAAAGGAAATGTTGATGTTATAGTATGTGATGGTTTTGTTGGCAACATTATATTAAAATATACTGAAGGTTTTGCAATGTCCTTACTAGGTATGATTAAAAAAGCGATATTATCATCATTTGTTTCTAAAATTGGCGCGATTTTAATTAAGAGCTCATTGAAGAAAATGATGAAAACTTTAGATTATGCTGAGTATGGAGGAGCACCTTTATTAGGTCTTAATGGACTTGTTGTAAAAACCCACGGTAGTTCAGATTCAAAAGCCATGAAGAACACAATCCTTCAATGTAATACATTTTATAAAGAGAAAGTGAATGAAAAGATCAAGCAAAAATTAAGTTTATAA
- a CDS encoding 50S ribosomal protein L32: MAVPKRKVSKARRNSRRANWKLTAPNLGKCSKCGALVMSHRVCKACGTYKNKVVIVTE, translated from the coding sequence ATGGCAGTACCAAAACGCAAGGTATCCAAAGCAAGAAGAAACAGCCGTAGAGCAAACTGGAAACTAACTGCTCCTAACTTAGGAAAATGTAGTAAATGTGGAGCACTTGTTATGTCCCATAGAGTTTGTAAAGCTTGTGGCACATACAAAAATAAAGTAGTAATCGTAACAGAATAA
- a CDS encoding peptide ABC transporter ATP-binding protein, whose protein sequence is MENNKDIILEVKNLKQHFNLGKKGIVKAVDDISFNIYRGETFGLVGESGSGKSTTGRSIIRLYNPTNGEVVFENKKISGHIDRETEKMLRTKMQMIFQDPMASLNPRKKVMDIIAQGLDIHKLYQSDEEREEKVYQMLEIVGLSREHAHRYPHEFSGGQRQRIGIARALIVEPTFVIADEAISALDVSIQAQVVNLLKQIQKDRGLTFIFIAHDLSMVKYISDRIGVMHLGRIVELGDAEDIYNNPIHPYTKSLLSAIPHPNPMYERYRKRKHYDKTGIDYDAAEFIEVQNNHFVLGTKSEIELWNK, encoded by the coding sequence ATGGAAAATAATAAAGATATTATATTAGAAGTAAAAAATTTAAAACAACATTTTAATTTAGGAAAAAAGGGAATTGTAAAAGCTGTTGATGATATATCCTTTAATATTTATCGTGGAGAAACTTTCGGATTGGTTGGTGAAAGTGGTTCTGGAAAATCTACGACTGGTAGAAGTATTATAAGGCTTTATAATCCGACTAACGGTGAAGTGGTTTTTGAAAACAAGAAAATATCAGGACACATTGACAGGGAAACTGAAAAGATGCTTAGGACGAAAATGCAAATGATTTTTCAAGATCCTATGGCATCCTTAAATCCTAGGAAAAAAGTTATGGATATTATTGCGCAAGGATTAGATATACACAAACTTTATCAATCAGATGAAGAAAGAGAAGAAAAAGTGTATCAAATGCTTGAAATAGTAGGTTTGTCTAGAGAACATGCCCACAGATATCCTCATGAATTCAGTGGTGGACAAAGACAGAGAATTGGAATTGCAAGGGCTTTGATCGTTGAACCAACCTTTGTAATCGCAGACGAAGCAATTAGTGCACTTGATGTATCTATTCAAGCACAGGTTGTTAATTTGTTGAAACAGATTCAAAAGGACAGAGGACTCACCTTTATTTTTATTGCCCATGATTTATCTATGGTTAAATACATTAGTGATAGAATTGGGGTTATGCATTTAGGTAGAATAGTAGAGTTAGGTGATGCAGAAGATATATATAACAATCCTATTCATCCATATACAAAGTCCTTGTTATCAGCAATACCGCATCCCAATCCAATGTATGAAAGATATAGAAAAAGAAAACATTATGATAAGACAGGTATTGACTATGATGCTGCTGAGTTTATTGAAGTACAAAACAATCACTTTGTATTAGGAACAAAAAGTGAAATAGAATTGTGGAATAAGTAA
- a CDS encoding peptide ABC transporter ATP-binding protein: MEKIIEVKNLHVSFKTHNGTVKAIRGVDFDLYKGETLAIVGESGSGKSVTTKVLMGILAKNGMIDDGEVIYQGKDLTKLSKKEMVAIRGKEIAMIFQDPMTSLNPTMTVGYQISESLIEHQGLDKKTAKVKAVELIELVGIIDPEKRYKQYPHQLSGGMRQRIVIAIALACNPKVLIADEPTTALDVTIQAQILELIKELQSKIGLSIIFITHDLGVVANVADRIAVMYAGKIVEYGDSAEVFYEPKHPYTWGLLASVPDMDDKENELYSIHGAPPNLLYPPKGDAFAARSEFALNIDLEEQPPFFKITDTHYAATWLLHEDAPKIEMPQSLFKRIEEMKKGVLKDGK; encoded by the coding sequence ATGGAAAAAATAATAGAAGTAAAAAATTTACATGTTTCTTTTAAAACCCACAATGGTACTGTTAAAGCCATCAGAGGTGTTGATTTTGATTTGTATAAAGGTGAAACCCTAGCTATTGTAGGAGAGAGTGGATCAGGCAAATCAGTAACAACGAAGGTACTTATGGGAATTTTAGCTAAAAATGGTATGATTGATGATGGCGAGGTTATTTATCAAGGCAAGGATTTAACCAAACTATCAAAAAAAGAAATGGTTGCAATTAGAGGCAAGGAAATTGCTATGATTTTTCAAGATCCAATGACCTCACTTAATCCGACTATGACGGTCGGATATCAAATTTCTGAAAGTTTAATTGAGCATCAAGGTTTAGATAAAAAAACCGCAAAAGTGAAAGCAGTTGAACTCATTGAGCTTGTTGGAATCATTGACCCAGAAAAGAGATATAAACAATATCCCCATCAATTAAGTGGTGGTATGAGACAACGTATCGTTATTGCAATTGCATTGGCATGTAATCCTAAGGTATTGATTGCAGATGAACCAACAACAGCCTTAGATGTTACAATACAAGCTCAAATATTAGAACTAATTAAAGAATTACAATCCAAAATCGGATTATCCATCATATTTATTACTCATGACTTAGGGGTAGTGGCAAATGTTGCTGATAGAATTGCAGTTATGTATGCAGGAAAAATAGTTGAATATGGCGATTCAGCCGAAGTGTTTTATGAGCCAAAACATCCTTATACCTGGGGGTTACTGGCTTCTGTTCCAGATATGGATGACAAAGAAAATGAATTGTATTCTATTCATGGTGCACCGCCGAATTTGCTATATCCTCCTAAAGGAGATGCATTTGCAGCTAGAAGTGAATTTGCTCTTAATATCGATTTAGAAGAGCAGCCACCGTTTTTCAAAATAACAGATACTCATTATGCAGCAACTTGGCTATTACATGAGGATGCTCCTAAAATCGAAATGCCCCAATCTTTATTTAAACGAATTGAAGAAATGAAGAAGGGAGTATTAAAAGATGGAAAATAA
- a CDS encoding peptide ABC transporter permease, which yields MNQLDQKYDKKSFERILNNEDFQTDVVYKGISFWKDVRLRFRQNRGAVVGIFLIIMIAFFAFFGPSMTAHTYRSKVDEHINLPARIQGIEKLGIFDGKQNGINVYEERGLEDVYYWFGTDTLGRDLWTRVWVGTRVSLYIAFLAVIIDMFIGMGYGLVSGYVGGRLDTFMQRIIEVLSGIPNLVIVTLFVIVLNPGIISISLALVITGWIGMSRVVRSQVLKLKELDFILASKTLGAKTSTLLVVDLLPNIFGQVIIMSMFSIPSAIFYESFLAFIGLGLQPPLASLGVLINDGYKSILVYPHIIVSPIVVLAILMVSFNLVADGMRDALDPKMKQQ from the coding sequence ATGAACCAGCTTGATCAAAAGTACGACAAAAAATCCTTTGAAAGAATTCTAAATAATGAAGATTTTCAAACTGATGTAGTTTATAAAGGTATTAGCTTCTGGAAAGATGTAAGATTAAGGTTTCGTCAGAACAGAGGTGCAGTAGTAGGCATTTTCTTAATCATTATGATTGCTTTTTTTGCATTTTTTGGTCCGTCAATGACAGCACATACGTATAGAAGTAAAGTCGATGAGCATATTAATCTACCTGCAAGAATTCAAGGTATAGAAAAGCTCGGTATATTTGATGGTAAGCAAAATGGCATAAATGTATATGAAGAACGAGGCTTAGAGGATGTTTATTATTGGTTTGGAACCGATACTTTAGGCAGAGATTTATGGACAAGAGTTTGGGTTGGCACAAGAGTATCGCTTTACATTGCTTTCCTTGCTGTAATTATTGATATGTTTATTGGAATGGGCTATGGTTTAGTTTCGGGATATGTTGGCGGTAGGCTAGACACCTTTATGCAACGTATTATTGAAGTGCTAAGCGGTATTCCGAACTTGGTTATTGTAACCTTATTTGTTATTGTGTTAAACCCCGGTATCATTTCCATTTCCTTGGCATTGGTTATCACAGGCTGGATTGGAATGAGTCGTGTTGTACGTTCACAAGTATTAAAGCTCAAAGAGCTCGATTTTATATTAGCTTCAAAGACATTAGGTGCTAAAACATCAACATTATTAGTTGTAGATTTACTTCCAAATATTTTTGGACAAGTAATCATAATGAGTATGTTTTCAATTCCAAGTGCGATATTTTATGAATCCTTTTTGGCGTTCATAGGTTTAGGTCTTCAACCACCATTGGCATCCTTAGGGGTTCTCATTAATGACGGATATAAGTCTATATTGGTGTATCCACACATTATTGTTTCACCAATAGTTGTGTTAGCAATATTAATGGTTAGCTTTAACTTAGTAGCTGATGGTATGCGTGATGCTTTAGATCCTAAAATGAAACAACAGTAG
- a CDS encoding peptide ABC transporter permease: MLKYIGKRLLISIVTMLVILSLLFLLLEFMPGSPFNDEKLNEQQKELLYEKYGLNKPMAERFVIYTKNIFKGDFGVSYTIEKNAPVSRMLKSRMPISMRLGLQALIFGSLIGVVLASIAAVYKNSKWDTMTTVFAVIGISIPSYVFALGLSYFLGYKLTLAGFPIFPMTYNIYKPIQSSILPTISLSMFVIATVARFMRTELVEVLGSDYIMLAEAKGLTPKKVIFRHSIRNALIPVVTVLGPLTVGLMTGSLVIERIFGIPGIGDLLVTAISVNDFNVVIAISFFYSLFYIIMALFIDVIYGVIDPRIRVAKGGE; this comes from the coding sequence ATGTTAAAATATATTGGTAAACGATTGCTTATTTCAATAGTTACAATGCTCGTAATTTTATCGTTGTTATTTTTGTTATTGGAATTCATGCCAGGATCACCTTTCAATGATGAAAAATTGAATGAGCAACAAAAAGAATTATTATATGAAAAGTATGGATTGAATAAGCCAATGGCAGAAAGATTTGTAATCTATACAAAAAACATTTTCAAAGGAGACTTTGGAGTATCCTATACCATTGAAAAAAATGCTCCTGTTTCAAGAATGCTAAAAAGTAGAATGCCTATCTCTATGAGGTTAGGTTTACAAGCATTAATTTTTGGTTCGCTCATTGGTGTTGTTTTAGCTTCTATCGCAGCTGTGTATAAAAATTCAAAGTGGGATACCATGACAACAGTTTTTGCTGTTATTGGAATATCAATTCCTTCCTATGTATTTGCACTCGGTTTGAGTTATTTTTTGGGATATAAGCTAACGCTAGCAGGTTTTCCAATATTTCCGATGACTTATAATATTTACAAACCTATACAATCAAGTATATTACCAACGATTTCCTTATCTATGTTTGTAATTGCAACAGTTGCAAGATTTATGAGAACTGAACTGGTAGAGGTTTTAGGTTCTGATTATATTATGCTTGCAGAAGCAAAAGGCTTAACGCCAAAGAAGGTTATATTTAGACATTCTATTAGAAATGCATTAATTCCTGTTGTAACCGTACTTGGTCCATTAACTGTAGGGTTAATGACAGGTTCATTAGTTATTGAAAGAATCTTTGGAATACCAGGTATTGGAGACTTATTGGTAACAGCAATAAGTGTAAATGATTTTAATGTTGTTATTGCTATTTCTTTCTTTTATAGTTTGTTTTATATTATAATGGCTTTATTTATTGATGTTATATATGGTGTAATTGACCCTAGAATTCGTGTTGCTAAAGGAGGAGAATAA
- a CDS encoding peptide ABC transporter substrate-binding protein: MKKIIVFLMLMVMIVGTFSGCGKKEEPTTAGKYLRLAQEVDLPSMDQHVATDGLSFEVIAATIEGLYTVDKDGNFIPAIAKGYEVSEDQLTYTFTLRDDAKWSNGDPVTAADFVFSWRRLLSPEQASEYNFIGGVAGILNADKVVAGEVPGEELGVVAQDDKTLVVTLDRPVPYFLSLTAFSTFFPLNEKFVTEKGADYASSPENLLANGPFTMTTWEKGYGFKLDKNAAYYDAANVTIAGLDYRVMKDNQTATLEYDSGNQDVVKLAAELVDKYKTTEAYTQIESGYLWYVCPNNQTEVFSNVNVRKAFQHAINKQQIVDKILNDGSNVADFIIPIGLATGPDGKDFRESAGTYSVYDVALAQEYWTKAKAELGDTIEIELLFDDDGTVKKTAEFIQAELETNLPGIKVSLKAQPKKNRLALMTAGDFEVGITRWGPDYADPLTYLELYLTGATLNYPKYENAAYDLLVQDSSKGKLAGDPQGRWDAMIEAERIFLEEDGAITPLFQSGYAFLINPKVTGIESHAVGVPFIYKNVKIAD, translated from the coding sequence ATGAAAAAAATAATCGTTTTTTTAATGCTAATGGTTATGATTGTTGGCACTTTTTCGGGGTGTGGAAAGAAAGAAGAACCTACTACTGCAGGAAAATATCTAAGACTAGCACAAGAGGTTGATCTTCCATCTATGGATCAACATGTTGCTACAGATGGTTTATCCTTTGAAGTAATTGCTGCGACAATTGAAGGATTATATACTGTGGATAAAGATGGTAATTTTATTCCAGCTATAGCAAAAGGCTATGAAGTTAGTGAAGATCAATTAACGTATACATTTACGTTAAGAGATGATGCAAAATGGAGTAATGGTGATCCTGTTACTGCAGCTGATTTTGTATTTAGTTGGAGACGTCTACTTAGTCCTGAGCAAGCTAGTGAATATAACTTCATTGGTGGAGTTGCAGGAATTTTAAATGCTGATAAAGTAGTTGCTGGCGAAGTACCTGGTGAAGAATTAGGTGTTGTTGCTCAAGATGACAAGACTTTAGTTGTTACCTTAGACAGACCAGTTCCTTACTTCTTATCATTAACAGCATTTTCTACATTCTTTCCTTTAAATGAAAAGTTTGTTACAGAAAAAGGTGCTGATTATGCTTCTTCTCCTGAAAACCTTTTAGCAAATGGTCCTTTTACAATGACTACATGGGAAAAAGGTTATGGATTTAAACTTGACAAAAATGCAGCTTATTATGATGCTGCTAACGTAACAATTGCAGGTTTAGATTATAGAGTAATGAAAGATAATCAAACAGCTACTTTAGAATATGATAGTGGAAATCAAGATGTTGTTAAATTAGCTGCAGAGCTAGTTGACAAATACAAAACGACTGAAGCTTATACTCAAATTGAATCTGGTTACTTATGGTATGTTTGCCCTAACAATCAAACAGAAGTGTTTTCTAATGTAAATGTTAGAAAAGCATTCCAACATGCAATCAACAAACAACAAATCGTTGATAAAATATTAAACGATGGTTCAAATGTAGCAGATTTCATTATTCCAATTGGATTAGCTACTGGACCAGACGGTAAAGATTTCAGAGAATCTGCTGGAACTTATAGCGTATATGATGTTGCATTAGCGCAAGAATATTGGACAAAAGCTAAAGCAGAACTTGGTGATACTATTGAAATAGAATTATTGTTTGATGATGATGGTACAGTTAAGAAAACTGCTGAATTTATTCAAGCAGAACTTGAAACGAATTTGCCTGGAATTAAAGTGAGCTTAAAAGCGCAACCAAAGAAAAATAGATTGGCACTTATGACAGCTGGCGATTTCGAAGTAGGGATTACTCGTTGGGGACCAGATTATGCTGACCCACTTACTTACTTAGAACTTTATTTAACGGGTGCAACACTGAACTATCCTAAGTATGAAAATGCTGCTTATGATTTATTGGTTCAAGATTCATCAAAAGGTAAACTAGCTGGCGATCCTCAAGGTCGTTGGGATGCAATGATTGAAGCAGAACGTATTTTCTTAGAAGAAGATGGAGCAATTACTCCATTATTTCAAAGTGGTTATGCTTTCTTGATTAATCCTAAAGTAACAGGTATTGAGAGCCATGCAGTTGGTGTACCATTCATTTATAAAAATGTAAAAATAGCTGATTAA